The Conger conger chromosome 15, fConCon1.1, whole genome shotgun sequence genome contains a region encoding:
- the LOC133111779 gene encoding Iroquois homeobox protein 5a-like codes for MAYPQGYLYQPSASLALYSCPAYSTSVISGPRTEELGRSSSGSAFAPYAGSTAFSSPSPGYNSHLQYSADPAAAATFTSYVGSPYDHTTGMAGSIGYHPYAAPLGSYPYGDPAYRKNATRDATATLKAWLNEHRKNPYPTKGEKIMLAIITKMTLTQVSTWFANARRRLKKENKMTWTPRNRSEDEEEDENIDLEKNDDDEPHKPIDKGDSTDTESEHKRNPGEITCDRFKDENPGKEVDPVLTDSELKEQEDRTELSHSPKPTTSSPPNVPRGNEIIVQEKPTEIVQTSSTASGINGSSNATSVIHSPPSAPKPKLWSLAEIATSSDRCKGSSDLPQTHGTGQSTVITANASSPSRSPPQCPFPNSTVLSRPIYYTSPFYPGYTNYGTFGHLHSNHGSNTGSATHFNGLNQTVLNRAEALVRESKARSQTQIDLCKDSPYELKKGMSNI; via the exons ATGGCGTATCCTCAGGGCTACTTGTATCAGCCGTCAGCTTCTTTGGCACTGTATTCGTGCCCGGCGTACAGTACAAGCGTCATTTCTGGACCCAGGACCGAGGAACTTGGAAGATCGTCGTCAGGGTCTGCTTTTGCTCCCTATGCTGGATCTACAGCGTTCAGCAGTCCTTCGCCTGGCTACAACTCACATCTTCAATACAGCGCAGACCCTGCGGCGGCAGCAACATTTACTTCGTATGTG ggctCTCCATACGATCACACGACAGGCATGGCTGGGTCTATAGGATATCACCCCTACGCGGCTCCCCTGGGTTCCTATCCCTATGGAGACCCTGCTTACCGAAAAAACGCAACTAGGGACGCCACGGCCACTCTGAAGGCCTGGCTTAACGAACACCGGAAAAACCCGTACCCCACAAAAGGCGAGAAAATCATGTTGGCCATCATCACCAAAATGACCCTCACGCAAGTGTCCACCTGGTTCGCCAACGCCAGGAGAAGGCTAAAGAAAGAGAATAAGATGACATGGACCCCGAGGAACAGAAgcgaggatgaggaggaagacGAAAATATTGATTTGGAGAAAAACGACGATGACGAGCCACACAAGCCCATAGACAAGGGGGACTCGACAGACACCGAGTCAG AACATAAACGGAACCCGGGGGAAATTACATGCGACAGATTTAAAGATGAGAATCCTGGCAAAGAGGTGGATCCAGTTTTGACTGACTCGGAATTAAAAGAACAAGAGGACCGGACAGAATTGTCTCACTCTCCAAAACCCACCACTTCTTCCCCCCCAAACGTGCCTCGCGGAAACGAGATTATTGTGCAAGAGAAGCCGACTGAGATCGTCCAAACATCAAGTACAGCAAGCGGCATCAACGGCAGCAGCAATGCTACGTCTGTGATTCATtcacctccctctgcccccAAACCAAAACTTTGGTCTCTTGCCGAGATTGCGACTTCTTCGGACAGGTGTAAGGGAAGTAGCGACTTGCCGCAGACCCACGGAACGGGTCAAAGCACCGTCATCACGGCCAACGCATCGTCACCGTCGCGGTCACCCCCCCAGTGCCCGTTCCCAAACAGCACAGTACTTTCTAGGCCTATTTACTACACGTCTCCCTTCTACCCTGGTTATACGAACTATGGCACTTTTGGACATCTCCACAGTAATCACGGCTCCAACACGGGGTCAGCAACACATTTTAATGGATTAAACCAGACTGTCTTAAATAGGGCAGAAGCACTGGTGAGAGAAAGCAAAGCCAGGAGTCAAACACAAATAGATCTTTGTAAAGACTCTCCTTATGAACTAAAGAAAGGTATGTCAAACATTTAA